The following proteins are co-located in the Arctopsyche grandis isolate Sample6627 chromosome 3, ASM5162203v2, whole genome shotgun sequence genome:
- the LOC143909680 gene encoding CCAAT/enhancer-binding protein-like, whose amino-acid sequence MESPQMYDSGGGAGGPGDMKKSQPHNNNNQPNAVNHNQPLTHRPRHLPQYQHPELEELTGQEISLDLQHLIEDQFRDQEGLALLQEILPGARSTVNTNGVFPRPAMSYMPQGVHQGAYSEQPQSPPVKEEPPEAHDYQRQCQQRGPLPLSAAPFPTAAPFPTGATYATNGAGGSFLPPGAPPHLAALKHKSLHPHNHGHSSSSSRRHAGKALDKGTDEYRRRRERNNIAVRKSREKAKVRSREVEEKVKCLVREKDSLIKRLEAISGELTLHKQMYVHLMNLNHPEITDLCRSMLNLGSGQDHPM is encoded by the coding sequence ATGGAGTCACCACAGATGTACGACAGCGGCGGGGGCGCGGGAGGACCCGGCGACATGAAGAAGTCGCAGCCtcacaacaacaacaaccaACCGAACGCCGTCAACCACAACCAACCCCTGACCCACAGGCCGAGGCACCTACCCCAATACCAGCACCCAGAACTCGAAGAACTCACCGGCCAGGAGATCAGTCTCGATCTCCAACACCTCATCGAAGACCAATTCCGCGACCAGGAAGGCCTCGCCCTACTCCAAGAGATACTACCCGGAGCCAGATCGACAGTCAACACCAATGGCGTCTTCCCTAGACCGGCCATGTCTTACATGCCGCAGGGAGTTCATCAAGGTGCGTACTCGGAACAACCCCAAAGTCCTCCCGTCAAAGAGGAACCTCCTGAAGCGCACGACTATCAGAGACAGTGCCAACAACGAGGACCTTTACCATTGTCGGCAGCACCTTTCCCAACGGCAGCACCTTTCCCTACGGGCGCCACTTACGCGACAAACGGAGCAGGGGGTAGTTTCTTACCCCCCGGAGCTCCGCCGCATTTAGCAGCCCTCAAGCACAAGTCTCTACACCCCCACAACCACGGACATTCGAGTTCGAGCAGTCGTCGCCACGCCGGAAAGGCCCTGGACAAAGGCACCGACGAGTATAGAAGAAGGCGCGAGAGGAACAACATCGCCGTGCGGAAAAGTCGCGAAAAGGCGAAGGTTCGCTCCCGGGAAGTCGAGGAGAAAGTCAAGTGCCTCGTTCGGGAAAAGGACTCGCTGATCAAGAGGCTGGAGGCGATTTCCGGCGAGCTGACCCTCCACAAGCAGATGTATGTGCATCTGATGAACCTGAACCATCCCGAGATTACGGACTTGTGTCGCAGTATGCTCAATCTGGGCTCGGGACAGGACCATCCCATGTAG